Proteins from a single region of Streptomyces sp. Tu 3180:
- a CDS encoding ROK family glucokinase — protein sequence MSTYRDFTAPIGSRRAPVLRTVGTRERRSHLTAPRVPTVGIDIGGTKVMAGVVDADGNILEKLRAETPDKSKSPKVVEDTIVELVLDLSDRHDVHAVGIGAAGWVDADRNRVLFAPHLSWRNEPLRDRLSGRLSVPVLVDNDANTAAWAEWRFGAGRGEDHLVMITLGTGIGGAILEDGQVKRGRYGVAGEFGHMQVVPGGHRCPCGNRGCWEQYSSGNALVREARELAAADSPVAFGIIEHVKGNIADISGPMITELAREGDAMCIELLQDIGQWLGVGIANLAAALDPSCFVIGGGVSAADDLLIGPARDAFKRHLTGRGYRPEARIVRAQLGPEAGMVGAADLARLVARRFRRAKRRRVERHERYERYAEVRRTIRESL from the coding sequence ATGAGCACCTACCGCGACTTCACCGCCCCCATCGGCTCCCGCCGGGCCCCGGTCCTCAGAACCGTCGGCACGCGGGAGCGCCGCTCCCACCTGACGGCGCCCCGCGTCCCGACGGTGGGCATCGACATCGGCGGCACCAAGGTCATGGCGGGCGTCGTGGACGCCGACGGCAACATCCTGGAGAAACTCCGCGCGGAGACCCCGGACAAGTCCAAGAGCCCCAAGGTCGTCGAGGACACCATCGTCGAGCTGGTGCTGGACCTGTCCGACCGGCACGACGTGCACGCGGTCGGCATCGGCGCGGCCGGCTGGGTCGACGCCGACCGCAACCGCGTGCTGTTCGCCCCCCACCTGTCCTGGCGCAACGAGCCGCTGCGCGACCGCCTCTCCGGGCGGCTGTCCGTGCCCGTGCTGGTCGACAACGACGCCAACACCGCCGCCTGGGCCGAGTGGCGCTTCGGCGCCGGACGCGGCGAGGACCACCTCGTCATGATCACCCTGGGCACCGGCATCGGCGGCGCGATCCTGGAGGACGGGCAGGTCAAGCGCGGCAGGTACGGCGTCGCCGGCGAGTTCGGCCACATGCAGGTCGTCCCCGGCGGCCACCGCTGCCCCTGCGGCAACCGCGGCTGCTGGGAGCAGTACAGCTCCGGCAACGCCCTGGTCCGCGAGGCGCGCGAGCTGGCCGCCGCCGACTCGCCGGTCGCCTTCGGGATCATCGAGCACGTCAAGGGCAACATCGCCGACATCAGCGGCCCGATGATCACCGAGCTGGCCCGCGAGGGCGACGCCATGTGCATCGAGCTGCTCCAGGACATCGGGCAGTGGCTCGGCGTCGGCATCGCCAACCTGGCCGCCGCCCTCGACCCGTCCTGCTTCGTCATCGGCGGCGGCGTCTCGGCCGCCGACGACCTGCTGATCGGCCCCGCGCGGGACGCCTTCAAGCGCCACCTCACCGGCCGCGGCTACCGCCCCGAGGCCCGCATCGTCCGCGCCCAGCTCGGCCCCGAGGCCGGCATGGTCGGCGCCGCCGACCTCGCCCGCCTGGTCGCCCGCCGCTTCCGCCGGGCCAAGCGCCGCCGGGTCGAGCGCCACGAGCGCTACGAGCGGTACGCGGAGGTCCGCCGCACCATCCGGGAGTCGCTGTGA
- a CDS encoding ATP-binding cassette domain-containing protein codes for MTGTAHRTPLVELSGVSKHYGNVRALEGVSLRVHAGEVTCVLGDNGAGKSTLIKIIAGLHRHDGGTLALDGETTRLSSPREALDRGIATVHQDLAVVPLMPVWRNFFLGSEPRRGVGPFKRMDVDLMRRTARAELLRMGIDLRDVDQPIGTLSGGERQCVAIARAVYFGAKVLVLDEPTAALGVKQSGVVLKYVAAARDRGLGVVLITHNPHHAYLVGDRFVLLKRGTAVGNHERDEITLDELTRQMAGGDELDGLRHELRRARQGRRPDQAAGHRR; via the coding sequence ATGACCGGGACCGCACACCGCACGCCGCTGGTGGAGCTGTCCGGCGTCAGCAAGCACTACGGCAACGTGCGCGCCCTCGAAGGGGTCTCCCTGCGGGTGCACGCCGGTGAGGTCACCTGCGTGCTGGGCGACAACGGCGCCGGCAAGTCCACCCTGATCAAGATCATCGCGGGGCTGCACCGGCACGACGGCGGCACACTGGCCCTGGACGGCGAGACCACGCGCCTGTCCTCCCCGCGCGAGGCCCTGGACCGCGGCATCGCCACCGTCCACCAGGACCTGGCCGTCGTCCCGCTCATGCCGGTCTGGCGGAACTTCTTCCTCGGCTCCGAGCCGCGCAGGGGCGTCGGCCCCTTCAAGCGGATGGACGTCGACCTCATGCGCCGCACCGCCCGCGCCGAACTCCTCCGGATGGGCATCGACCTGCGCGACGTCGACCAGCCGATCGGCACCCTCTCCGGCGGCGAACGGCAGTGCGTGGCGATCGCGCGCGCGGTGTACTTCGGCGCCAAGGTGCTGGTGCTGGACGAGCCGACGGCGGCCCTGGGCGTGAAGCAGTCCGGTGTGGTCCTGAAGTACGTGGCGGCGGCACGGGACAGGGGCCTGGGCGTCGTCCTCATCACCCACAACCCGCACCACGCGTACCTGGTGGGCGACAGGTTCGTCCTGCTGAAGCGGGGCACGGCGGTGGGGAACCACGAGCGGGACGAGATCACCCTGGACGAGCTGACGAGGCAGATGGCCGGCGGCGACGAGCTCGACGGCCTGCGCCACGAACTGCGACGTGCCCGCCAGGGCCGTCGTCCGGATCAGGCCGCGGGGCATCGGCGGTGA
- a CDS encoding Gfo/Idh/MocA family oxidoreductase, giving the protein MRIGVIGTGRIGTLHARTLSRHRDVGSLILTDAEPARARALAHRLGETAAPGMDEIFAWGVDAVVITTSTSAHAELIGRAARAGLPVFCEKPVALDLAGTLQAIREVEAAGTVLQMGFQRRFDAGYTGAREAVRSGRLGRLHTVRATTGETEPPPAGYLAQSGGLYRDTLIHDFDILRWVTGREVVDVYAAGSDAGPAVFREAGDVDTGAVLLTLDDGTLATVTATRLSGAGYDVRMELAGERDQIAVGLDDRTPIASTEPTGPPPADKPWTGFPERFGPAYEAELIAFVEVVRGERANPCDGREALRALRIAEACELSRRERRPVRPAELAGGADAAFD; this is encoded by the coding sequence ATGCGCATCGGGGTCATCGGTACGGGCCGCATCGGCACCCTTCACGCCCGCACGCTCAGCAGGCACCGCGACGTCGGCTCGCTGATCCTCACGGACGCGGAGCCGGCTCGGGCCCGGGCGCTCGCGCACCGGCTCGGCGAGACGGCGGCACCCGGGATGGACGAGATCTTCGCCTGGGGAGTGGACGCCGTGGTGATCACGACGTCCACGTCCGCGCACGCCGAACTGATCGGCCGGGCGGCACGCGCGGGGCTGCCCGTGTTCTGCGAGAAGCCCGTCGCCCTGGACCTCGCGGGCACGTTGCAGGCGATCAGGGAGGTCGAGGCCGCCGGAACCGTCCTGCAGATGGGGTTCCAGCGCCGCTTCGACGCCGGTTACACGGGCGCGCGCGAGGCGGTGCGCTCGGGCCGGCTCGGTCGGCTGCACACCGTACGGGCGACGACCGGCGAGACGGAGCCGCCGCCGGCCGGGTACCTGGCGCAGTCCGGCGGGCTGTACCGGGACACCCTGATCCACGACTTCGACATCCTGCGCTGGGTGACCGGCCGGGAGGTCGTGGACGTCTACGCCGCCGGGTCCGACGCGGGGCCCGCGGTGTTCCGGGAGGCGGGCGACGTCGACACCGGCGCGGTGCTCCTCACCCTCGACGACGGCACGCTCGCCACGGTCACCGCGACCCGCCTGAGCGGCGCGGGCTACGACGTGCGCATGGAGCTCGCCGGGGAGCGGGACCAGATCGCCGTCGGCCTGGACGACCGCACGCCGATCGCGTCCACCGAGCCGACCGGGCCGCCGCCCGCGGACAAGCCGTGGACCGGGTTCCCGGAGCGGTTCGGGCCCGCGTACGAGGCGGAGCTGATCGCGTTCGTCGAGGTGGTGCGGGGCGAGCGGGCCAACCCCTGCGACGGGCGCGAGGCCCTGCGGGCGCTGCGGATCGCGGAGGCGTGCGAGCTGTCCCGGCGGGAGCGCAGACCGGTCCGGCCGGCGGAGCTCGCGGGCGGGGCGGACGCGGCGTTCGACTGA
- a CDS encoding ABC transporter permease produces the protein MSTTTPDVSDERFLRASPPLRRLLSRPELGSIVGAIAVFCCFALAADGFLRASSLGTVLYASSTIGIMAVPVALLMIGGEFDLSAGVLVTSSALLSSMFSYQMTANVWVGVGVSLLVTLAVGAFNGIMLARTRLPSFIITLGTFLMLTGINLGFTKLVSGTVSTRTIADMEGFDSARALFASTLTVGGVPVKITVVWWLALVALGSWILLRTRAGNWILAVGGNERAARAVGVPVARTRTGLYMGVALGAWICGQHLLFSYDVVQSGEGVGNELVYIIAAVIGGCLITGGHGSAVGSAVGALLFGMTSKGIVFAEWNPDWFKFFLGGMLLLATLLNTWVRRRAEAVK, from the coding sequence ATGAGCACGACGACTCCCGACGTTTCTGATGAAAGGTTTCTGCGCGCCTCGCCCCCGCTCCGGCGGCTGCTGAGCCGCCCCGAGCTCGGCTCGATCGTCGGCGCGATCGCCGTCTTCTGCTGCTTCGCCCTCGCCGCCGACGGCTTCCTGCGCGCCTCCAGCCTCGGCACCGTGCTGTACGCGTCCTCCACGATCGGCATCATGGCCGTCCCGGTGGCGCTGCTGATGATCGGCGGCGAGTTCGACCTGTCGGCCGGCGTCCTGGTCACCTCGTCGGCGCTGCTCTCGTCGATGTTCAGCTACCAGATGACCGCCAACGTCTGGGTCGGCGTCGGGGTGTCCCTGCTGGTCACGCTCGCCGTCGGCGCCTTCAACGGCATCATGCTGGCCCGCACCCGGCTGCCGAGCTTCATCATCACGCTCGGCACCTTCCTGATGCTGACCGGCATCAACCTCGGCTTCACCAAGCTCGTCAGCGGCACCGTCTCCACCAGGACGATCGCCGACATGGAGGGCTTCGACAGCGCACGGGCCCTGTTCGCGTCGACCCTCACCGTCGGCGGCGTCCCCGTCAAGATCACCGTCGTGTGGTGGCTCGCGCTGGTCGCCCTCGGCAGCTGGATCCTGCTGCGCACCCGCGCGGGCAACTGGATCCTCGCGGTCGGCGGCAACGAGCGGGCGGCCCGCGCCGTGGGCGTCCCCGTGGCCCGGACCAGGACCGGCCTCTACATGGGCGTGGCCCTCGGCGCCTGGATCTGCGGCCAGCACCTGCTCTTCAGCTACGACGTCGTCCAGTCCGGCGAGGGCGTCGGCAACGAGCTGGTCTACATCATCGCGGCCGTCATCGGCGGCTGCCTGATCACCGGCGGCCACGGCAGCGCCGTCGGCTCGGCGGTCGGCGCGCTGCTGTTCGGCATGACCAGCAAGGGCATCGTCTTCGCCGAGTGGAACCCGGACTGGTTCAAGTTCTTCCTCGGCGGGATGCTGCTCCTCGCGACCCTGCTCAACACCTGGGTGCGCCGCCGCGCGGAGGCCGTGAAATGA
- a CDS encoding GntR family transcriptional regulator — MQLELSVDRSSPVPLYFQLSQQLEAAIEHGTLTPGSLLGNEIELAARLGLSRPTVRQAIQSLVDKGLLVRRRGVGTQVVHSQVKRPLELSSLYDDLEAAGQRPATKVLVNTVVAAPGEVAAALGVAEGGEVHRIERLRLAHGEPMAYLCNYLPPGLLDLETGQLEATGLYRLMRAAGITLHSARQTIGARAATADEAERLGEQTGAPLLTMQRVTFDDTGRAVEFGTHTYRPSRYSFEFQLLVRS; from the coding sequence GTGCAGCTGGAGCTGAGCGTGGACCGCAGCTCCCCCGTGCCGTTGTACTTCCAGCTGTCCCAGCAGCTGGAGGCCGCTATCGAGCACGGCACGCTGACCCCCGGCAGCCTGCTGGGCAACGAGATCGAGCTCGCCGCGCGGCTCGGTCTGTCCCGGCCGACCGTCCGCCAGGCCATCCAGTCCCTCGTCGACAAGGGCCTCCTCGTGCGCCGCCGCGGAGTCGGTACCCAGGTGGTGCACAGCCAGGTCAAGCGCCCCCTGGAGCTCAGCAGCCTCTACGACGACCTGGAGGCGGCGGGCCAGCGTCCGGCCACGAAGGTCCTGGTCAACACCGTCGTCGCCGCGCCCGGCGAGGTCGCGGCCGCCCTCGGGGTGGCCGAGGGCGGCGAGGTGCACCGGATCGAGCGGCTGCGGCTCGCGCACGGGGAGCCGATGGCGTACCTGTGCAACTACCTGCCGCCCGGCCTGCTCGACCTGGAGACCGGACAGCTGGAGGCCACCGGCCTGTACCGGCTGATGCGGGCCGCCGGGATCACCCTGCACAGCGCCCGCCAGACCATCGGGGCCCGGGCCGCCACCGCCGACGAGGCCGAGCGCCTCGGCGAGCAGACCGGCGCCCCGCTGCTCACCATGCAGCGCGTGACCTTCGACGACACCGGCCGTGCGGTGGAGTTCGGCACCCACACCTACCGGCCCTCCCGCTACTCCTTCGAGTTCCAGCTGCTCGTCCGCTCCTGA
- a CDS encoding sugar ABC transporter substrate-binding protein codes for MARFWTWVGVAVAGALSLSLAGCSSTGGKRAEDARAAAAAQGRAAVDTPRWTFAMITHAGDGDTFWDIVQNGAEQAAVKDNVRFLYSHDDEAQQQAQLVDAAIDKKVDGIIVTLAKPDAMRAVLARAREAGIPVVTVNSGSAESREFGALAHIGQDETIAGEAVGEELDERGRKKALCVLHEQGNVGHEQRCDGVAKTFDGTLVRLHVNGTSMPDVQSAIEARLQSDPDVDAVVTLGAPYADTAVKAREGAGSDAEIDTFDLNAKVAAGLKDGSLGFAVDQQPYLQGYEAVDLLWLYRYNADVLGGGRPVLTGPQIITGADAAALEAYTKRGTR; via the coding sequence GTGGCACGGTTTTGGACCTGGGTGGGCGTCGCGGTGGCGGGGGCGCTGAGCCTCTCGCTCGCCGGATGCAGCAGTACCGGCGGCAAACGGGCGGAGGACGCCCGGGCGGCCGCGGCCGCCCAGGGCAGGGCGGCGGTGGACACCCCCCGCTGGACCTTCGCGATGATCACGCACGCGGGGGACGGCGACACCTTCTGGGACATCGTCCAGAACGGGGCGGAGCAGGCCGCGGTGAAGGACAACGTCCGCTTCCTGTACTCCCACGACGACGAGGCCCAGCAGCAGGCACAGCTCGTGGACGCGGCGATCGACAAGAAGGTGGACGGGATCATCGTCACCCTCGCCAAGCCGGACGCGATGAGGGCGGTCCTCGCCCGGGCCCGCGAGGCCGGCATCCCGGTGGTCACCGTGAACTCCGGTTCGGCCGAGTCCCGGGAGTTCGGCGCGCTCGCCCACATCGGCCAGGACGAGACGATCGCCGGTGAGGCCGTCGGCGAGGAGCTGGACGAACGGGGCCGGAAGAAGGCCCTGTGCGTCCTGCACGAGCAGGGCAACGTCGGCCACGAGCAGCGCTGCGACGGCGTGGCGAAGACCTTCGACGGCACGCTGGTCCGGCTCCACGTCAACGGCACGAGCATGCCCGACGTCCAGTCGGCGATCGAGGCCCGGCTCCAGTCCGACCCCGACGTGGACGCCGTCGTCACGCTGGGCGCGCCCTACGCCGACACCGCGGTGAAGGCCCGGGAGGGCGCGGGCAGCGACGCCGAGATCGACACCTTCGACCTCAACGCCAAGGTCGCCGCCGGCCTCAAGGACGGCAGCCTCGGCTTCGCCGTCGACCAGCAGCCCTACCTGCAGGGCTACGAGGCGGTCGACCTGCTGTGGCTGTACCGCTACAACGCCGACGTCCTGGGCGGCGGCCGCCCGGTGCTCACCGGTCCGCAGATCATCACCGGGGCCGACGCGGCCGCGCTCGAGGCGTACACGAAGCGGGGCACCCGATGA